In Marinobacter sp. LQ44, the following are encoded in one genomic region:
- the metH gene encoding methionine synthase, whose protein sequence is MTDRTTRLEQLHKALKERIIILDGGMGTMIQNQKLDEAAFRGDRFKDFDRDVQGNNDLLNLTQPALLRNIHADYLDAGADIIETNTFNSTRLSQADYGMEDLARELNVEAARIAREIADEFTARNPDKPRFVAGAVGPTSRTASISPDVNNPGYRNVDFQTLVDNYYEAVSGLVEGGSDLILIETIFDTLNAKAAIYATQQFFEDNGFELPIMISGTITDASGRTLSGQTTEAFYNSIAHAKPISVGLNCALGADALRPYVEELANKAETYVSAHPNAGLPNEFGEYDQTPEEMADIIEGFAKDGFLNIIGGCCGSRPDHIEAIAKAVSKYPPRKIPDRPKALRLSGLEPFTGDENTLFINVGERTNVTGSKRFLRLIKEEQYEEALSVARDQVENGAQIIDINMDEGMLDSREVMETFLKLVASEPDISRVPIMIDSSKWDVIEAGLRCIQGKAVVNSISLKEGEDEFIKRAKDCMRYGAAVVVMAFDEDGQADTFERKTEICKRSYDVLTGIGFNPADIIFDPNIFAIATGIEEHNNYAVDFINATRWIRENLPHASISGGVSNVSFSFRGNDAVREAIHSVFLYHAIKAGMNMGIVNPGQLVIYDEIEPDLKELVEDVVLNRRDDSTDRLLEAAEKFKGKGGQTKEEDLAWREWPVEKRLEHALVKGITSYIIDDTEACRQNANHPIEVIEGPLMAGMNVVGDLFGDGKMFLPQVVKSARVMKQAVAHLIPFIEAEKTEDQQAKGKILMATVKGDVHDIGKNIVGVVLQCNNYEVIDLGVMVPCEKILDVAKKENVDIIGLSGLITPSLDEMVHVAREMQRLDFNIPLMIGGATTSKAHTAVKIEPQYKNDIALYVSDASRCVNVASQLLSKTAKPTFVEAARTEYDEIRERRKNRGDRTKLVSMSEARARAPELDFENYQPPKPVFTGVRAFDDYDLNELVDYIDWTPFFISWDIAGKYPAIFDDPKRGEAARTLFDDAQKLLKKMIEDKRITARGVIGFWPANRRGDDIVVYTDESRTEELTTLHHLRQQDEKAPGKPMMALSDFVAPEDSHVGDYVGGFAVTTGIGVDELTKEFKDAHDDYSAIMVQALADRLAEAFAERMHERVRKEFWGYATDEQLANDDLIKERYQGIRPAPGYPACPDHTEKATLFKLLDATANTSLQLTEHFAMYPTAAVSGWYFAHPESKYFAVGKIGVDQVEDYAERKGLSKAEAERWLMPSLAYDPAE, encoded by the coding sequence ATCCTCGATGGTGGCATGGGCACCATGATCCAGAACCAGAAGCTGGACGAAGCCGCATTCCGGGGCGACCGATTCAAGGATTTCGACCGGGACGTTCAGGGCAACAACGATCTCCTCAACCTGACCCAGCCGGCCCTGCTCCGCAACATCCACGCAGACTACCTGGATGCCGGCGCAGACATCATCGAAACCAACACGTTCAATTCCACCCGCCTTTCCCAGGCGGACTACGGCATGGAAGATCTGGCCCGTGAACTGAACGTGGAAGCGGCCAGGATCGCCCGGGAAATCGCTGATGAGTTCACCGCCCGCAATCCGGACAAACCCCGGTTTGTTGCCGGCGCCGTGGGCCCTACCTCGCGCACCGCCTCCATCTCACCAGACGTCAACAACCCGGGTTACCGGAACGTGGACTTCCAGACCCTGGTGGATAACTACTATGAAGCGGTCTCCGGGCTGGTGGAAGGCGGCTCCGATCTGATCCTTATCGAAACCATTTTCGACACCCTGAACGCCAAGGCCGCCATTTACGCGACCCAGCAGTTCTTTGAGGACAACGGTTTCGAACTGCCGATCATGATCTCCGGCACCATTACCGATGCTTCCGGCAGAACTCTGTCTGGCCAGACCACCGAGGCCTTCTACAACTCCATTGCCCATGCAAAACCCATCTCAGTGGGTCTTAACTGCGCCCTGGGCGCGGATGCGTTGCGCCCCTATGTGGAAGAGCTGGCCAACAAGGCAGAAACCTATGTGTCGGCCCACCCCAACGCCGGGCTGCCCAACGAATTTGGCGAATACGACCAGACCCCCGAAGAAATGGCCGACATCATTGAGGGCTTCGCCAAGGACGGGTTCCTGAACATCATCGGGGGTTGTTGCGGTTCACGGCCGGATCACATCGAAGCCATCGCCAAGGCGGTATCCAAGTATCCGCCCCGGAAGATTCCCGACCGCCCCAAGGCACTGCGCCTGTCAGGCCTCGAGCCCTTTACCGGTGACGAAAACACGCTGTTCATTAACGTGGGCGAACGCACCAACGTGACCGGCTCCAAGCGCTTTCTGAGACTGATCAAGGAAGAACAGTACGAGGAAGCCCTGAGCGTGGCCCGGGATCAGGTGGAAAACGGCGCCCAGATCATCGACATCAACATGGACGAGGGCATGCTGGATTCCAGGGAGGTTATGGAGACCTTCCTGAAACTGGTGGCATCCGAGCCTGACATTTCCCGCGTGCCGATCATGATCGATTCTTCCAAGTGGGACGTGATCGAGGCCGGTCTTCGGTGCATTCAGGGTAAGGCGGTCGTAAACTCCATCAGCCTCAAGGAAGGCGAGGACGAATTCATCAAGCGGGCAAAAGACTGCATGCGTTACGGTGCGGCCGTTGTGGTCATGGCCTTTGACGAAGATGGCCAGGCCGACACCTTCGAGCGCAAAACCGAGATCTGCAAACGCTCCTATGATGTGCTGACCGGCATCGGCTTTAACCCGGCCGACATTATTTTTGATCCGAACATCTTCGCCATCGCCACCGGCATCGAAGAGCACAACAACTATGCGGTGGACTTCATCAATGCCACCCGCTGGATCAGGGAAAACCTGCCCCACGCGTCCATTTCCGGTGGCGTGAGTAACGTCTCGTTCTCTTTCCGCGGTAACGATGCGGTGCGTGAGGCCATTCACTCCGTTTTCCTGTATCACGCGATCAAGGCCGGCATGAACATGGGCATAGTGAACCCTGGCCAGTTGGTGATCTACGATGAGATCGAACCAGACCTGAAGGAACTGGTGGAAGACGTCGTCCTGAACCGCCGCGACGACTCAACAGACCGCCTGCTTGAGGCGGCCGAAAAGTTCAAAGGCAAAGGCGGCCAGACCAAAGAAGAAGACCTTGCCTGGCGTGAATGGCCCGTCGAGAAGCGTCTTGAGCATGCCCTGGTGAAAGGCATCACCAGTTACATTATTGACGACACCGAAGCCTGCCGGCAGAACGCCAATCACCCCATCGAAGTGATCGAAGGCCCGTTGATGGCGGGTATGAATGTGGTCGGCGACCTGTTCGGTGATGGTAAGATGTTCCTGCCCCAGGTGGTCAAGAGCGCCCGGGTAATGAAGCAGGCCGTCGCCCACTTGATACCATTCATCGAGGCTGAGAAAACAGAAGACCAGCAGGCCAAGGGCAAGATTCTGATGGCCACCGTGAAGGGCGACGTACACGACATTGGCAAGAACATCGTGGGCGTGGTCCTGCAGTGCAATAACTACGAAGTGATCGACCTCGGCGTGATGGTGCCCTGCGAGAAGATTCTGGACGTCGCAAAGAAAGAGAATGTCGACATCATTGGCCTGAGCGGGCTGATCACACCCTCGCTGGATGAAATGGTCCATGTTGCCCGGGAAATGCAGCGGCTGGATTTCAATATCCCGCTGATGATTGGCGGTGCCACCACCTCCAAAGCCCACACCGCGGTAAAGATCGAGCCCCAGTACAAAAACGACATTGCCCTGTATGTATCTGATGCCTCCCGGTGCGTAAACGTGGCCTCTCAGCTACTGAGCAAGACCGCAAAGCCCACGTTCGTGGAAGCCGCCCGTACCGAGTACGACGAGATTCGTGAGCGCCGCAAGAACCGTGGCGACCGTACAAAGCTGGTGTCGATGTCAGAGGCACGGGCACGGGCACCGGAACTCGATTTCGAGAACTACCAGCCACCGAAACCGGTCTTCACCGGGGTGCGGGCGTTCGACGATTACGACCTGAACGAACTGGTGGACTACATCGATTGGACGCCGTTTTTCATTTCCTGGGACATTGCCGGCAAGTACCCGGCAATCTTCGACGATCCGAAGCGGGGCGAAGCTGCACGAACCCTGTTCGACGACGCCCAGAAACTGCTCAAGAAGATGATCGAAGATAAACGCATCACCGCCAGAGGCGTGATTGGCTTCTGGCCGGCCAATCGTCGCGGAGACGACATTGTCGTTTACACAGACGAGTCCCGCACCGAGGAGCTGACTACCCTGCACCACCTTCGCCAGCAGGACGAAAAAGCGCCCGGCAAACCCATGATGGCCCTGTCTGATTTTGTGGCCCCTGAAGACTCCCACGTGGGTGACTATGTCGGCGGCTTTGCCGTAACCACCGGTATTGGGGTGGACGAACTGACCAAAGAGTTCAAGGATGCCCACGACGATTACAGCGCCATTATGGTCCAGGCTCTGGCAGACCGGCTTGCAGAAGCCTTTGCCGAGCGTATGCACGAACGGGTTCGCAAAGAATTCTGGGGCTATGCAACCGATGAACAGCTGGCCAACGATGACCTGATCAAGGAACGGTACCAGGGCATCCGCCCGGCCCCCGGCTACCCCGCTTGCCCTGATCACACAGAGAAAGCCACCCTGTTCAAACTGCTGGATGCAACAGCCAACACCAGCCTCCAGCTGACCGAACACTTTGCCATGTACCCAACGGCAG